A single genomic interval of Lewinellaceae bacterium harbors:
- the fsa gene encoding fructose-6-phosphate aldolase has product MKFFIDTASLEQIKEANSLGILDGVTTNPSLMAKEGISGEKNILKHYETIAEIVDGDVSAEVIATDFNGIVEEGKRLSAIAPNIVVKVPMIKDGVKALSYFRDQGIRTNCTLVFSAGQGILAAKAGATYVSPFLGRIDDIGWNGMQLIEELAEIYSIQGFETEILAASIRSSLHIVEAARAGADVVTCPLEPILGLLKHPLTDIGLEKFLADYKKANELVTQ; this is encoded by the coding sequence ATGAAATTTTTTATTGATACTGCAAGCCTGGAGCAAATTAAGGAAGCCAATAGCCTGGGAATACTGGATGGCGTAACGACAAACCCCTCCCTGATGGCCAAAGAGGGTATTTCCGGCGAAAAGAATATTTTGAAACACTACGAGACCATCGCTGAGATAGTCGACGGCGATGTGAGCGCCGAAGTGATCGCTACCGATTTCAACGGCATAGTCGAAGAAGGGAAGCGCTTGTCGGCTATAGCTCCCAACATCGTAGTAAAAGTTCCCATGATCAAAGATGGCGTCAAAGCCCTGAGCTATTTTCGCGACCAGGGCATTCGGACGAACTGTACACTGGTATTCTCTGCCGGGCAGGGGATACTGGCGGCTAAGGCGGGCGCCACTTACGTTTCGCCCTTCCTCGGGCGAATTGACGACATCGGCTGGAACGGAATGCAGCTCATCGAAGAACTGGCGGAAATCTACTCCATTCAAGGTTTTGAAACGGAGATTCTGGCGGCTTCGATCCGCAGCAGCTTACACATCGTAGAAGCTGCCCGCGCAGGCGCCGACGTGGTGACCTGCCCGCTGGAACCGATCCTTGGCCTTCTCAAACATCCGCTGACCGACATCGGGCTGGAAAAGTTTCTGGCGGATTACAAGAAGGCCAACGAATTAGTGACTCAATAG
- the gldC gene encoding gliding motility protein GldC, with product MSTEVRKTSDIKVSVGLNEKNVPVKITWEAEDNPSGKGPQEVKAIMLSFFDRETKDTLKIDLWTEDMQVIEMDRFIFQTLRAIADTYHRATQNKELANEMQRFVTYFGEKTEIIPKQ from the coding sequence ATGAGTACGGAAGTCAGGAAAACTTCAGACATCAAAGTTTCGGTCGGCCTCAACGAAAAGAATGTCCCGGTCAAGATAACCTGGGAAGCCGAAGACAACCCCAGCGGCAAAGGCCCGCAGGAAGTAAAAGCGATCATGCTTTCCTTCTTCGACCGGGAAACCAAAGACACGCTGAAGATCGACCTTTGGACGGAGGATATGCAGGTGATCGAAATGGACCGCTTCATTTTTCAGACCTTGCGAGCCATCGCCGACACTTACCACCGGGCGACTCAAAATAAAGAGCTGGCCAATGAAATGCAGCGTTTTGTCACCTATTTTGGGGAAAAGACAGAGATCATCCCCAAGCAGTGA
- a CDS encoding DUF4249 domain-containing protein, whose protein sequence is MKKIIPALALFAFMMASCEEAFLPDGADAPPQIVVEGYIEAGQRPSPPFVILTRSVPFFSQFGPEDLENTFVHNAAVRVSDGEKTATLTEICLDELSEEEKRLASVLFGFNPDSLGFNFCVYIDFSFGMRGEEGKVYTLEVEAEGQRLQAVTSIPRHAPLDGLEFRDPPGDPNDTLAQLLCTLPDPAGEANFYRYQVAINNSGYISPFASVFDDRLTDGQLVEFPLFKPEPRGAQDFDLETLGLYNVGDTVTIRWISLDKEHYDFWNTLEFNAANQGPFSSYTLIDSNVEGGLGIWGGLSASYYELRVEK, encoded by the coding sequence ATGAAAAAAATCATCCCGGCGCTGGCACTTTTCGCCTTTATGATGGCCTCCTGCGAAGAAGCATTCCTCCCCGACGGCGCCGACGCTCCGCCGCAGATCGTCGTCGAGGGCTATATCGAAGCAGGCCAGCGGCCGAGCCCGCCCTTTGTGATCCTCACTCGCAGCGTTCCCTTTTTCAGCCAGTTTGGCCCCGAAGACCTGGAAAACACTTTCGTGCACAACGCCGCAGTCCGGGTGTCGGACGGTGAAAAAACCGCAACGCTGACTGAAATCTGCCTCGATGAGCTGAGTGAGGAAGAAAAACGCCTGGCCAGCGTGCTTTTTGGTTTCAACCCGGATAGCCTGGGGTTTAACTTTTGCGTGTACATCGACTTCAGCTTCGGCATGCGGGGGGAAGAAGGCAAAGTATACACCCTGGAAGTGGAGGCGGAAGGGCAGCGCCTGCAGGCGGTGACGAGCATTCCCCGGCACGCTCCTTTGGATGGGCTGGAGTTTCGCGACCCTCCCGGAGACCCGAACGACACCCTCGCCCAGTTGCTGTGCACCTTGCCGGATCCGGCGGGGGAGGCCAATTTTTACCGCTACCAGGTGGCCATCAACAACAGTGGTTACATCAGCCCCTTCGCTTCCGTGTTTGACGACCGCCTCACGGACGGGCAACTGGTGGAATTTCCGCTGTTCAAACCCGAACCCCGGGGCGCGCAGGATTTCGACCTGGAGACCCTGGGGCTCTACAACGTCGGAGATACCGTCACCATCAGATGGATATCCCTGGACAAGGAGCATTACGATTTCTGGAACACCCTGGAGTTCAATGCCGCCAACCAGGGCCCTTTTTCGAGTTATACCCTCATCGACTCCAACGTCGAAGGAGGCCTGGGAATCTGGGGCGGGCTGTCGGCTAGTTATTATGAACTCCGGGTGGAGAAGTAG
- a CDS encoding nucleoside phosphorylase → MARIAESELVLNPDGSIYHLNLRPEDIATNIITVGDPARVAMVSKYFDEVEVRKEKREFVTHTGRIGKKRLTVISTGIGPDNIDIAINELDALANIDFGSRKPKEALTSFNIVRIGTSGSLRADVPVDSFVAGAYGLGLDNLIRFYHYKPNLGEAALEDELKAFMEYAGKIPFYACEASPVLLEALARDKFQGITLTSPGFYAPQGRVLRASARFDARFFQSLAEFTFQGYPITNFEMETSAIYGLSRLLGHNALSTNAIIANRPAGAFSKDPYKAVEALIQDVLSLISSSPFF, encoded by the coding sequence ATGGCCAGAATAGCCGAATCCGAACTCGTGCTCAACCCCGATGGCAGCATTTACCACCTCAACCTCCGGCCGGAGGATATCGCCACCAATATCATCACCGTAGGAGACCCCGCCCGGGTGGCGATGGTTTCCAAATACTTCGACGAGGTGGAAGTCAGAAAGGAGAAGCGGGAATTTGTCACCCATACCGGAAGGATCGGCAAAAAGCGGCTGACCGTGATCTCTACCGGCATCGGCCCCGACAACATCGACATCGCCATCAACGAGCTGGATGCGCTGGCGAATATAGACTTCGGAAGCAGGAAGCCCAAAGAAGCGCTTACGTCCTTCAACATCGTGCGCATCGGCACTTCCGGCTCGCTTCGTGCTGATGTGCCGGTCGATTCTTTTGTGGCCGGCGCCTATGGCCTGGGGTTGGATAACCTCATCCGTTTTTATCACTACAAGCCCAACCTGGGAGAAGCGGCTTTGGAGGACGAGCTGAAGGCTTTTATGGAATACGCCGGCAAGATTCCGTTTTATGCCTGCGAAGCAAGCCCGGTACTGCTGGAAGCGCTGGCCCGGGATAAATTCCAGGGCATCACCCTCACCAGTCCTGGTTTTTATGCGCCCCAGGGGCGCGTATTGCGGGCAAGCGCCCGGTTTGACGCCCGGTTTTTCCAATCGCTGGCCGAGTTCACCTTCCAGGGCTACCCCATCACCAATTTCGAGATGGAAACCTCGGCCATTTACGGCCTGTCGCGCCTGTTGGGGCACAACGCCCTGTCTACCAACGCAATCATCGCCAACCGGCCCGCCGGGGCTTTTAGCAAAGACCCCTACAAGGCCGTGGAGGCTTTAATACAGGATGTCCTGAGCCTGATCAGCAGTTCGCCCTTTTTCTAA
- the hemF gene encoding oxygen-dependent coproporphyrinogen oxidase: MLNSDAIIAYFKGLQDGICAQLEAADGAGKFREDLWERPEGGGGRTRILQGRHIAKGGVNFSAVHGKMPEKISQALSLNPGHFLATGVSIVLHPSSPMVPIIHMNVRYFEVQPAGTPAAKPVWWFGGGIDLTPHYVDPGDARVFHLQLKKVCDAHHPDYYPRLKQWADDYFYLRHRQETRGVGGIFFDRLDEEGGFGKEERFAFVREVGEAFAPLYTHLLEKHRDKPFGERELAWQGLRRGRYVEFNLVWDKGTKFGLDTEGRTESILMSLPPAANWEYDHRPEAGSPEAQTLALLRKGIDWVNYTES; this comes from the coding sequence ATGCTCAATAGTGACGCGATAATCGCTTATTTTAAAGGACTGCAGGACGGCATCTGCGCGCAACTGGAAGCCGCCGACGGAGCGGGAAAGTTCCGGGAAGACCTTTGGGAACGGCCGGAAGGCGGCGGCGGGCGCACCCGTATCCTTCAGGGGCGCCACATCGCTAAAGGCGGCGTGAATTTTTCCGCCGTCCATGGCAAGATGCCGGAAAAGATCAGCCAGGCATTGAGCCTGAACCCAGGGCATTTTCTGGCTACAGGCGTCAGCATCGTCCTGCACCCGTCCAGCCCCATGGTTCCTATCATTCACATGAACGTGCGCTACTTTGAGGTGCAACCTGCAGGAACGCCTGCGGCAAAGCCTGTTTGGTGGTTCGGCGGCGGCATCGACCTGACGCCTCATTACGTCGATCCGGGAGATGCGCGGGTTTTTCATCTACAATTGAAAAAAGTTTGCGATGCTCATCACCCGGATTATTATCCGCGCTTAAAACAATGGGCCGACGATTATTTCTACCTCCGGCACCGGCAGGAAACCCGGGGCGTCGGCGGCATTTTTTTCGACCGCCTGGATGAGGAAGGTGGTTTCGGCAAAGAAGAGCGCTTCGCTTTCGTCCGGGAAGTAGGCGAGGCGTTTGCCCCCCTTTATACTCATCTCCTGGAAAAGCACAGAGATAAACCTTTCGGCGAAAGGGAACTGGCCTGGCAGGGCCTGCGGCGGGGGCGCTATGTGGAGTTCAATCTAGTCTGGGACAAAGGCACCAAATTCGGGTTGGACACTGAAGGCCGCACCGAGTCCATCCTGATGAGCCTGCCCCCGGCAGCCAATTGGGAATACGATCACCGCCCGGAAGCGGGGTCTCCGGAAGCCCAAACCCTGGCGCTGCTCCGGAAGGGCATCGACTGGGTCAATTACACAGAATCGTGA
- a CDS encoding oxidoreductase, with product MEITQHHKTALLFGASGLVGGQCLHQLLEHPAYRKVISFGRRKLEVEHPQLEQHVIDFDRLEEYAGLLKGHDLYSCLGTTMAKAGSRKAFFRVDFTYAFESARLAASQGARQLLLVSSVGASPEALFFYPRVKGELEAAVKKLPFWAVHIFQPSFLVGSREESRLGEQLAGRLSLGLDRLTGGALLGKYRPVEAAQVARAMIHAAQRLEGGTHVYPSGQIHELAGEDNQTITKR from the coding sequence TTGGAGATCACTCAGCATCACAAGACGGCTCTACTCTTCGGCGCTTCCGGCCTGGTGGGCGGGCAGTGCCTGCACCAGTTGCTGGAACATCCCGCCTACCGGAAGGTCATCAGCTTTGGCCGGCGCAAGCTGGAGGTGGAGCACCCACAACTGGAGCAGCACGTCATCGATTTCGACCGCCTGGAGGAATACGCCGGGCTTTTGAAGGGCCACGACCTGTATTCCTGCCTGGGCACCACCATGGCCAAAGCGGGCAGCCGCAAGGCCTTTTTCCGGGTCGATTTCACTTATGCTTTCGAATCGGCGCGGCTGGCAGCCAGCCAGGGCGCCAGGCAACTGCTGCTGGTTTCTTCCGTGGGCGCCAGCCCGGAGGCGCTCTTTTTTTACCCCAGGGTAAAAGGAGAATTGGAAGCAGCCGTAAAAAAACTGCCCTTCTGGGCGGTGCACATCTTCCAGCCTTCTTTCCTGGTGGGCAGCCGGGAGGAGAGCCGCCTGGGAGAACAACTGGCCGGCCGGCTGTCTTTGGGCCTTGACCGCCTGACCGGCGGAGCGCTTCTGGGAAAATACCGGCCGGTGGAGGCGGCGCAGGTTGCCCGGGCTATGATCCATGCCGCCCAGCGCCTGGAGGGAGGAACGCATGTTTACCCCTCCGGCCAAATCCACGAACTGGCGGGAGAAGACAATCAAACGATAACCAAAAGGTAA